Proteins encoded together in one Mycolicibacter minnesotensis window:
- a CDS encoding cytochrome P450 produces MGCPAIPNDFDFLDSEMSLKGLPINELAELRKSEPVRWVDVPGGTGGFGDKGYWLVTKHKDVKDVSLRSDVFSSAMNGAIPVWPQEMTREAVDLQRAVLLNMDAPHHTRLRKIISRGFTPRALSRLEDELKARAQNIAKNAAASNTGDFVEQVSCELPLQAIAELLGVPQDDRDKLFRWSNEMTAGEDPEYADVDPAMSSFEVITYAMKMAEERGVNPTDDIVTKLIQADVDGEKLSDDEFGFFVIMLAVAGNETSRNSITHGMVAFSQNPDQWELFKKERPDTAVDEIIRWATPVSAFQRTASQDTEISGVKIKAGDRVVMSYRSANFDEEVFDDPFTFNILRDPNPHVGFGGTGAHYCIGANLARLTINLIFNAVADHMPDLKAMGDPERLKSGWLNGIKHWPVDYSGSCPVAH; encoded by the coding sequence ATGGGCTGTCCCGCCATCCCCAACGACTTCGACTTCCTCGACTCGGAGATGAGCCTCAAGGGCCTCCCGATCAATGAACTCGCTGAGTTGCGCAAGTCTGAGCCGGTGCGCTGGGTCGACGTCCCCGGTGGTACCGGCGGCTTCGGCGACAAGGGCTACTGGTTGGTGACCAAGCACAAAGACGTCAAGGACGTCTCACTGCGCAGCGACGTCTTCTCCAGCGCGATGAACGGCGCCATCCCGGTGTGGCCGCAGGAGATGACCCGCGAGGCCGTCGACCTGCAGCGGGCCGTCTTGCTGAACATGGACGCGCCGCACCACACCCGGCTGCGCAAGATCATTTCGCGCGGCTTCACCCCCCGTGCCCTCTCGCGGCTCGAGGACGAGCTCAAGGCGCGGGCGCAGAACATCGCCAAGAACGCCGCCGCGTCCAACACCGGCGACTTCGTCGAGCAGGTGTCGTGCGAGCTGCCCCTGCAGGCCATCGCCGAACTGCTCGGCGTCCCCCAGGACGATCGGGACAAGTTGTTCCGCTGGTCCAACGAAATGACCGCCGGTGAAGACCCCGAGTACGCCGACGTCGACCCGGCGATGTCGTCGTTCGAGGTCATCACCTACGCCATGAAGATGGCCGAAGAACGCGGGGTGAACCCGACCGACGACATCGTGACCAAGCTGATCCAGGCCGACGTTGACGGTGAGAAGCTCAGCGACGATGAGTTCGGCTTCTTCGTCATCATGCTGGCGGTCGCCGGGAATGAGACCAGCCGTAACTCGATCACCCATGGCATGGTGGCGTTCTCCCAGAACCCGGATCAGTGGGAGCTGTTCAAGAAGGAACGTCCCGACACCGCAGTGGACGAAATCATCCGTTGGGCCACTCCGGTTTCGGCGTTCCAGCGGACCGCAAGCCAAGACACCGAGATCTCCGGCGTCAAGATCAAGGCCGGCGACCGAGTCGTGATGTCCTACCGCTCGGCGAACTTCGACGAGGAGGTGTTCGACGACCCGTTCACCTTCAACATCCTGCGTGACCCGAACCCGCACGTCGGCTTCGGCGGTACCGGCGCGCACTACTGCATCGGCGCCAACCTGGCCCGCCTGACGATCAACCTGATCTTCAACGCGGTCGCCGACCACATGCCCGACCTCAAGGCGATGGGCGACCCGGAGCGGCTGAAGTCCGGCTGGCTCAACGGCATCAAGCACTGGCCGGTGGACTACTCGGGTAGCTGCCCGGTCGCGCACTGA
- a CDS encoding bifunctional MaoC family dehydratase N-terminal/OB-fold nucleic acid binding domain-containing protein, which produces MTDLSAGIDQILASGRSEPRTGRDPVNQPMIRHWVDAIGDDNPIYIDEAAARAAGHPGIVAPPAMIQVWTMMGLGGQRPADDPLGKVMELFDGAGYVGVVATNCEQTYHRYLRPGEEVSVTAEVTDIVGPKKTGLGEGYFITQKIRWWVGEENVADMIWRILKFLPADKAGAGSVPAAAPEDLDPDKMMRPSWSRDSQYFWDGVAAHELRLQLRPDGSLQHPPVPAVWKDKTETTDYLVASGRGTVFSYVVHHAPKVPGRACPFVIALVELEEGVRMLGELRGVDASAVKIGMPVRATYLDFPASDAGPAWTLYAWEPVEGDGA; this is translated from the coding sequence ATGACCGACCTCTCCGCTGGGATCGACCAGATCCTGGCCTCTGGCCGCAGCGAGCCGCGGACTGGGCGGGATCCGGTGAACCAACCGATGATTCGTCATTGGGTGGACGCCATCGGCGACGACAACCCGATTTACATCGACGAGGCGGCCGCGCGCGCGGCCGGGCACCCGGGCATTGTGGCGCCGCCGGCGATGATCCAGGTCTGGACGATGATGGGCCTGGGCGGACAGCGTCCCGCCGACGACCCGCTCGGCAAGGTCATGGAACTGTTCGACGGCGCCGGCTACGTCGGAGTGGTCGCCACCAACTGTGAGCAGACCTACCACCGGTACCTGCGGCCCGGCGAAGAAGTCAGTGTCACCGCCGAGGTGACCGACATCGTGGGGCCCAAGAAGACCGGCCTGGGTGAGGGGTACTTCATCACCCAGAAGATCCGTTGGTGGGTCGGCGAAGAGAATGTCGCCGACATGATCTGGCGCATCCTCAAGTTCTTGCCCGCTGACAAGGCCGGCGCAGGTTCCGTGCCGGCAGCAGCGCCCGAAGATCTCGACCCCGACAAGATGATGCGGCCCTCCTGGTCGCGAGACTCGCAGTATTTCTGGGATGGCGTTGCCGCGCACGAACTGCGACTTCAGCTTCGTCCGGACGGCAGCCTGCAGCACCCACCGGTGCCTGCGGTATGGAAGGACAAGACCGAGACCACCGACTACCTCGTTGCCAGTGGCAGGGGAACGGTGTTCAGCTACGTGGTGCATCACGCGCCCAAGGTTCCCGGCCGCGCGTGTCCGTTCGTGATCGCGCTGGTCGAACTCGAGGAAGGCGTCCGGATGCTCGGTGAGCTGCGCGGCGTCGACGCGTCTGCGGTGAAGATCGGAATGCCGGTTCGCGCTACGTATCTCGATTTTCCGGCCAGCGACGCCGGTCCGGCGTGGACGCTGTACGCCTGGGAGCCGGTGGAAGGAGACGGGGCATGA
- a CDS encoding nitroreductase family deazaflavin-dependent oxidoreductase, with translation MSNPDTPEKPKSLDSPTTGTVIKWMSRANTWAYKATGGRIGGKWRLGSKRFGDVPEVGILTTTGRKTGEPRESPLLFLREGDRVILVASQGGRANNPMWYHNLKANPQVSFRIRSEVLALRAREAGEAERAAYWPKLDAMYPDFANYRAWTDREIPIIICEP, from the coding sequence GTGAGCAACCCAGACACACCAGAGAAGCCGAAGTCGCTGGATTCCCCGACCACCGGCACGGTGATCAAGTGGATGTCGCGCGCCAACACCTGGGCCTACAAGGCGACCGGTGGCCGGATCGGCGGTAAATGGCGATTGGGCAGCAAGCGCTTCGGTGACGTTCCCGAAGTCGGCATCCTCACCACCACGGGACGTAAGACGGGTGAGCCGCGGGAGTCCCCGCTGTTGTTCCTGCGCGAAGGCGACCGGGTGATCCTGGTGGCGTCCCAGGGCGGGCGCGCCAACAATCCGATGTGGTACCACAATCTGAAGGCCAACCCGCAGGTGTCGTTCCGGATCCGCAGCGAAGTGTTGGCGTTGCGCGCCCGCGAAGCCGGCGAAGCCGAGAGGGCCGCCTACTGGCCCAAGCTGGATGCGATGTACCCCGACTTCGCCAACTACCGCGCCTGGACCGATCGGGAGATCCCGATCATCATCTGCGAACCGTAG
- a CDS encoding IS30 family transposase translates to MELLAAGWSTAQAAREVGVNVRTARDWRQGIRHVNNTRIYPDGRVVDYNHGTVYKQPVTSVTCDDAGPPAIDGRYLSIEDRVAIADGLLGRDSLRAIADRIGKNVSTVSREVRRHSIDGRYLPYQADRVAVAARARPKQSKLVVNTVLREAVEEGLSRKLSPEQISRRLRRDHPDDESMWVSHETIYQALYFQARGSLKREVQQALRTGRTRRKPHRKEGERYQRFTDPMVMISDRPAEVEDRAIPGHWEGDLITGEKNQTAIGTLVERTTRYTMLLHLPHEHDAQTVRDALIATMSTLPAHLRGSLTWDQGAEMAGHKQFSMATDMAVYFCDPASPWQRGSNENTNGLLRQYFPKGTDLSIYGPEDLEHVAQELNGRPRKTLGWDTPAERLRDLLLAN, encoded by the coding sequence ATGGAGCTGCTCGCGGCCGGCTGGTCAACCGCGCAGGCAGCTCGTGAGGTCGGTGTGAACGTACGGACCGCGCGGGACTGGCGCCAGGGGATTCGCCACGTCAACAACACGCGGATCTATCCCGATGGCCGGGTCGTGGACTACAACCACGGCACCGTCTACAAACAGCCTGTGACCAGTGTGACCTGCGATGACGCCGGGCCGCCGGCGATTGACGGCCGGTATCTGTCGATCGAGGATCGGGTAGCGATCGCCGATGGCCTGCTCGGGAGGGATTCGCTGCGGGCGATCGCCGACCGGATCGGCAAGAACGTCTCCACCGTCTCGCGGGAGGTCCGCAGACACAGCATTGATGGCCGATATCTGCCGTATCAGGCCGATCGTGTGGCAGTGGCGGCCCGGGCGCGGCCCAAGCAGTCCAAACTGGTGGTGAACACGGTCCTGCGGGAGGCGGTCGAGGAAGGCTTATCGCGCAAGCTCTCACCGGAGCAGATCTCGCGCCGCCTGCGCCGGGATCATCCCGACGACGAGAGCATGTGGGTGAGCCACGAAACGATCTACCAGGCCCTCTACTTCCAGGCCCGAGGTAGCTTGAAACGAGAAGTGCAGCAAGCACTTCGGACCGGACGAACGAGACGTAAACCGCACCGCAAAGAGGGCGAACGCTATCAGCGGTTCACCGACCCGATGGTGATGATCAGCGACCGCCCCGCCGAAGTCGAAGACCGTGCGATCCCCGGGCATTGGGAAGGCGATCTGATCACCGGGGAGAAGAACCAAACCGCGATCGGCACCCTCGTGGAGCGAACGACTCGTTACACGATGCTGCTGCACCTACCCCACGAGCATGACGCCCAGACCGTGCGCGATGCACTGATTGCGACTATGAGCACCCTGCCGGCGCATCTGCGGGGGTCACTGACCTGGGACCAAGGCGCCGAGATGGCCGGACACAAGCAGTTCAGCATGGCCACCGACATGGCCGTCTATTTCTGCGATCCGGCCAGCCCCTGGCAGCGTGGCAGCAACGAGAACACCAACGGACTGCTGCGGCAGTACTTCCCCAAAGGAACCGACCTGAGCATCTACGGACCCGAAGACCTCGAACACGTCGCCCAAGAACTCAACGGCCGCCCACGCAAAACGCTCGGCTGGGACACCCCAGCCGAGCGCTTGCGTGATCTACTACTGGCCAACTAA
- a CDS encoding lipid-transfer protein produces MLSGKAAIAGIGATDFSKQSGRSELRLAAEAVLDALDDAGLKPTDVDGLVTFTMDSNLETAVARATGIGELKFFSQIGYGGGAAAATVQQAALAVATGVAEVVVAYRAFNERSEFRFGQVMTGLTVNADSRGVEYSWSYPHGLSTPAASVAMIAQRYMHEYGATSADFGVVSVADRKHAATNPKAHFYGKPITIEDHQNSRWIAEPLRLLDCCQETDGGVAIVVTTPERARDLKHRPAIIEAAAQGAGADQFTMYSYYREELGLPEMGLVGKQLWSQSGLTPADIQTAVLYDHFTPYTLIQLEELGFCGKGEAKDFIAGGAIELGGRLPINTHGGQLGEAYVHGMNGIAEGVRQLRGTSVNQVDGVEHVLVTAGTGVPTSGLILG; encoded by the coding sequence ATGTTGTCCGGTAAGGCGGCTATCGCCGGAATCGGCGCGACCGACTTCTCCAAGCAATCCGGGCGCAGTGAGCTGCGGCTGGCTGCAGAGGCCGTACTGGACGCGCTCGACGATGCGGGCCTGAAGCCTACGGACGTCGACGGCCTGGTCACATTCACCATGGACTCCAACCTGGAGACCGCCGTCGCCCGGGCCACCGGGATCGGTGAGCTGAAGTTCTTCTCCCAGATCGGCTACGGCGGCGGTGCCGCCGCGGCGACCGTGCAGCAGGCCGCTTTGGCGGTGGCGACCGGGGTCGCTGAAGTGGTGGTCGCGTACCGCGCTTTCAATGAGCGCTCTGAGTTCCGGTTCGGCCAGGTGATGACGGGCTTGACCGTCAACGCCGACTCCCGCGGCGTGGAGTACAGCTGGTCCTACCCGCACGGCCTGAGCACCCCGGCGGCCTCGGTGGCGATGATCGCACAGCGTTACATGCACGAATACGGCGCCACCAGTGCGGATTTCGGGGTGGTGTCGGTAGCCGACCGCAAGCACGCGGCGACCAACCCCAAAGCCCACTTCTACGGCAAGCCGATCACCATTGAGGATCACCAGAATTCGCGGTGGATCGCCGAGCCGCTGCGCCTGCTCGACTGCTGCCAGGAGACTGACGGCGGGGTGGCGATCGTCGTGACCACTCCGGAGCGGGCCCGCGACCTCAAGCATCGCCCGGCGATCATCGAGGCGGCAGCCCAGGGCGCCGGGGCCGACCAATTCACCATGTACTCCTACTACCGCGAGGAGCTCGGGCTGCCCGAGATGGGGCTGGTGGGCAAGCAGCTGTGGTCGCAGTCAGGACTCACGCCCGCCGACATCCAAACCGCGGTGCTCTACGACCACTTCACCCCCTACACGCTGATCCAGCTGGAGGAGCTGGGATTCTGCGGTAAGGGCGAGGCCAAGGACTTCATCGCCGGCGGGGCCATCGAGCTCGGTGGCCGGTTGCCCATCAACACCCACGGCGGGCAGCTCGGCGAGGCCTACGTGCATGGCATGAACGGCATCGCCGAGGGTGTGCGCCAGTTGCGTGGTACGTCGGTCAACCAGGTCGACGGGGTCGAGCACGTGCTGGTCACCGCGGGCACTGGCGTGCCTACGTCGGGGCTGATTCTGGGCTGA
- a CDS encoding acyl-CoA dehydrogenase family protein: MDFTPNPEQQAVADVVTSVLDRDNTWEALVAGGVAALGVPERLGGDGQSLSELATALTEIGRHGTVGPALATLGLGLVPLLELASEAQQDRYLAEVPTGAVLSAALNEPGQQLPAHPRTSYGDGKLNGTKTGVAYAETAKWLIVTTDKAVLVVSPTADGVSVTATPTSNGSDEYVVTFTDVAVELADVLDGATAQRVNQLALAATGAFASGLVAGALRLTADYVATREQFGRPLSTFQTVAAQLSEVYIASRTVDLLSTSTIWRLSEGLDAVEDLDILGYWLTSQAAPAMRLCHHLHGGMGMDITYPMDRYYSSIKDLTRLLGGPTHRLDLVGA, translated from the coding sequence GTGGATTTCACACCGAACCCGGAGCAGCAGGCTGTCGCCGATGTGGTGACCTCCGTTCTGGACCGCGACAACACCTGGGAGGCACTCGTTGCCGGCGGTGTCGCGGCGCTGGGCGTGCCGGAGCGGCTCGGTGGCGACGGTCAGAGCCTCTCGGAGCTGGCCACCGCGCTGACTGAGATCGGCCGCCACGGCACCGTTGGCCCGGCACTCGCGACGCTGGGCCTGGGCCTGGTCCCGCTGCTGGAGCTGGCGTCGGAGGCCCAACAGGACCGGTACCTGGCAGAGGTGCCTACCGGCGCCGTTCTCTCGGCGGCCCTGAACGAGCCCGGGCAGCAGCTGCCGGCACATCCCCGGACCAGCTACGGCGACGGCAAGCTCAACGGCACCAAGACCGGTGTTGCGTACGCCGAGACGGCGAAATGGCTGATCGTCACCACGGATAAAGCGGTGCTGGTCGTCTCGCCGACTGCCGATGGTGTCAGCGTCACCGCGACACCGACGTCCAACGGATCCGACGAGTACGTGGTGACGTTCACCGATGTCGCGGTCGAGCTGGCCGACGTGCTCGACGGTGCCACCGCGCAGCGGGTCAACCAGCTGGCACTGGCAGCCACCGGGGCGTTTGCGTCCGGGCTGGTCGCTGGAGCGTTGCGGCTCACGGCCGACTATGTGGCGACCCGCGAACAGTTCGGCCGCCCGCTGTCGACCTTTCAGACCGTGGCCGCGCAGCTGTCCGAGGTCTACATCGCCTCGCGAACCGTCGATCTGCTTTCCACATCGACCATTTGGCGATTGTCCGAGGGGCTTGATGCAGTTGAAGACCTGGATATCTTGGGCTATTGGCTGACTTCGCAGGCCGCACCGGCCATGCGGCTCTGCCATCACCTGCACGGCGGCATGGGTATGGACATCACTTACCCGATGGACCGCTACTACTCCTCGATCAAAGACTTGACCCGGCTGTTGGGTGGTCCGACACACCGCCTCGATCTTGTGGGAGCGTAA
- the fadE29 gene encoding acyl-CoA dehydrogenase FadE29 translates to MFIDLTPEQRALQAELREYFSTLITPEESEAMESDRHNEAYRAVIKRMGSDGKLGVGWPKEYGGLGFGPVEQQIFINEANRADIPLPMVTLQTVGPTLQALGTEEQKKKFLPGILSGDVHFAIGYSEPDAGTDLASLRTTAVKHGDEYIVNGQKMWTTGAHDADYIWLACRTDPTAAKHKGISILIVDTKDPGYSWTPIILSDGAHHTNATYYNDVHVPADMLVGEENGGWKLITTQLNHERVGLGPAGRIAGIYDHVHTWASKPGSDGVTPIDHDDVKHLLAQIKSIWRINELLNWQVAASGENIAVADAAATKVFSTERIQEVNRLAEEIVGRFGNPADPETAEVLVWLDKMAKRNLVITFGGGVNEVMREMIAASGLKVPRVSR, encoded by the coding sequence ATGTTCATCGACCTGACGCCCGAGCAGCGGGCCCTGCAAGCCGAACTGCGGGAATACTTCTCGACTCTGATCACCCCCGAAGAGTCGGAGGCGATGGAGTCCGACCGTCACAACGAGGCTTACCGCGCTGTCATCAAGCGGATGGGCAGTGACGGCAAACTGGGCGTCGGCTGGCCCAAGGAATACGGCGGCCTGGGATTCGGTCCGGTCGAGCAGCAGATCTTCATCAATGAGGCCAACCGGGCCGATATCCCGTTGCCGATGGTCACCTTGCAGACCGTCGGCCCCACGTTGCAGGCGCTCGGCACCGAAGAGCAGAAGAAGAAGTTTCTGCCCGGAATCCTCTCCGGCGACGTGCATTTCGCCATCGGTTACTCCGAGCCCGATGCCGGCACCGACCTGGCCTCGCTGCGCACCACGGCGGTCAAGCATGGCGATGAATACATCGTCAACGGACAGAAGATGTGGACCACCGGGGCCCACGATGCGGACTACATCTGGCTGGCCTGCAGAACCGACCCCACGGCCGCCAAGCACAAGGGCATCTCGATTCTGATCGTCGATACCAAGGACCCGGGGTATTCCTGGACCCCGATCATTCTGTCCGATGGGGCCCATCACACCAACGCGACGTACTACAACGACGTTCACGTCCCCGCCGACATGCTGGTGGGTGAGGAGAACGGTGGCTGGAAGCTCATCACCACCCAGCTCAACCACGAGCGCGTCGGCTTGGGCCCGGCTGGTCGCATTGCCGGCATCTACGATCACGTGCACACCTGGGCGTCCAAGCCGGGTTCCGACGGGGTCACGCCGATCGACCACGACGACGTCAAACATCTTCTGGCGCAGATCAAGTCGATCTGGCGTATCAACGAGCTGCTGAACTGGCAGGTGGCGGCCTCCGGTGAGAACATCGCCGTCGCCGACGCAGCAGCCACCAAGGTGTTCTCCACCGAGCGGATCCAGGAAGTCAATCGGCTGGCTGAGGAGATCGTCGGCCGCTTCGGCAACCCGGCAGACCCCGAGACCGCCGAGGTCCTCGTCTGGCTGGACAAGATGGCCAAGCGCAACCTGGTGATCACCTTCGGCGGCGGCGTCAACGAGGTCATGCGCGAGATGATCGCCGCTTCTGGGTTGAAGGTGCCGAGGGTGTCACGATGA
- a CDS encoding steroid 3-ketoacyl-CoA thiolase: protein MGNPVIVEATRSPIGKRNGWLSGLHATELLGAVQKALITKAGIDAGAVEQVIGGCVTQFGEQGNNVTRQSWLVAGLPEHVGATSIDCQCGSAQQANHLIAGLIATGAIDIGIACGIEAMSRVPLGANGGGARAASWDIDLPNQFEAAERIAKRRGITRADVDALGLRSQLLAKQAWAEGRFDREISPIEAPVIDENKQPTAELNTVSRDQGLRDTTIEGLSSLNPVIEGGIHTAGTSSQISDGAAAVLWMDEDKARALGLKPRARIISQANVGSETYYHLDGPVQSTARVLEKAGMKIGDIDLVEINEAFASVVLSWAAVHKPDMDRVNVNGGAIALGHPVGSTGARLITTALHELERTDKSTALITMCAGGALSTGTIIERI from the coding sequence ATGGGTAACCCTGTGATCGTCGAAGCCACCCGCAGTCCCATCGGCAAACGTAACGGCTGGTTGTCCGGTCTGCATGCCACTGAGCTGCTGGGCGCGGTGCAGAAGGCACTGATCACCAAGGCCGGAATCGACGCCGGTGCCGTTGAGCAGGTCATCGGCGGCTGTGTGACGCAGTTCGGCGAGCAGGGCAACAACGTCACCCGGCAGTCCTGGCTGGTTGCCGGACTGCCCGAGCACGTCGGCGCCACCAGCATCGACTGTCAGTGCGGCAGTGCACAGCAGGCCAACCACCTGATCGCTGGCCTGATCGCGACCGGTGCCATCGACATCGGTATCGCCTGCGGTATCGAGGCCATGAGCCGGGTTCCGCTGGGGGCCAACGGTGGCGGCGCCCGCGCGGCGTCCTGGGACATCGACCTGCCCAATCAGTTCGAGGCTGCCGAGCGGATCGCCAAGCGTCGCGGAATCACCCGTGCCGACGTCGACGCCCTGGGCCTGCGCTCTCAGCTGCTGGCCAAGCAGGCCTGGGCCGAAGGTCGCTTCGACCGGGAGATCTCCCCGATCGAGGCCCCGGTGATCGACGAGAACAAGCAACCCACCGCCGAGCTGAACACCGTCAGCCGCGACCAGGGCCTGCGCGACACCACCATTGAGGGCCTGTCGTCGTTGAACCCGGTGATCGAGGGCGGCATTCACACCGCCGGTACCTCCTCGCAGATCTCCGACGGCGCCGCCGCAGTGCTGTGGATGGACGAGGACAAGGCCAGGGCGCTGGGCTTGAAGCCTCGGGCTCGCATCATCAGCCAGGCCAATGTCGGTTCCGAGACCTACTACCACCTGGACGGGCCGGTGCAGTCCACGGCGCGGGTGCTGGAGAAGGCCGGGATGAAGATCGGTGACATCGACCTGGTCGAGATCAACGAGGCGTTCGCCTCGGTGGTGCTGTCCTGGGCGGCGGTGCACAAGCCCGACATGGACCGCGTCAACGTCAACGGTGGGGCGATCGCGCTCGGTCACCCGGTGGGCTCCACCGGGGCCAGGTTGATCACCACGGCGCTGCACGAGCTCGAGCGCACTGACAAGTCGACCGCACTGATCACGATGTGTGCCGGCGGCGCGCTATCCACCGGCACCATCATCGAGCGCATCTAG
- a CDS encoding MaoC family dehydratase, protein MSAPTVEVGTKLPELKIYGDPTFIVSTAIATRDYQDVHHDRDKAQAKGSKDIFVNILTDTGLVQRYITDWAGSDAVVRSIGLRLGVPWYAYDTVTFSGEVTAVEEGLVTVKVVGNNSLGDHVIATATLTLGEA, encoded by the coding sequence ATGAGCGCTCCGACTGTCGAAGTGGGCACCAAGCTGCCCGAGCTCAAGATCTACGGTGACCCGACATTCATCGTCTCCACGGCTATCGCCACTCGCGACTACCAGGACGTGCACCACGACCGGGACAAGGCGCAGGCCAAGGGGTCCAAGGACATCTTCGTCAACATCCTCACCGACACCGGTCTGGTGCAGCGCTACATCACCGACTGGGCCGGCTCCGACGCGGTGGTTCGTTCGATCGGGCTGCGTTTGGGTGTGCCGTGGTACGCCTATGACACCGTCACCTTCTCCGGTGAAGTGACCGCGGTGGAGGAGGGCTTGGTCACCGTGAAAGTCGTCGGCAACAACAGTCTTGGCGATCACGTGATTGCCACCGCCACACTCACCCTCGGGGAGGCCTGA